From Halorhodospira halophila, one genomic window encodes:
- the flhB gene encoding flagellar biosynthesis protein FlhB produces MAQESEDGQEKTEDPTPKRREESRKKGQIPRSRELTTMLVLLVAAGALLALGPFMGGQLTSLLEWSFTIDRSHIYDPGILIERLHEALGRGLLTVLPFIAVMLLAALIAPTALGGWSFSFHPMQPKPEKLSPIKGFQRMFGTKAAVELGKALGKVLVIGGTAVGLFVLFWDNFYTMSRAPLEPSMAEGMRLFYIFFFLLALSMLVVVAIDIPYQIYDHTQKIRMTRQEVKEEFKQTEGKPEVKQRVREQQREMTNRRMMEQVPDADVVITNPAHYAVALKYDQSSMRAPTVVAKGADLLAARIRQIAEENDILIFQAPPLARALYHSADLDQEIPGALYFAVAQVLAYVYQFQAAQRRGWTPPQRPEPEVPSGYDAGGGAPSDEPGGDSRR; encoded by the coding sequence GTGGCCCAGGAGAGCGAAGACGGGCAGGAAAAAACCGAGGATCCGACCCCGAAACGGCGCGAGGAATCGCGCAAGAAGGGGCAGATCCCGCGCTCGCGGGAGCTGACCACCATGCTGGTGCTGCTGGTGGCCGCCGGCGCGCTGCTGGCGCTCGGTCCCTTCATGGGCGGTCAGCTGACGTCGCTGCTCGAGTGGTCATTCACCATTGATCGTAGCCACATCTACGATCCGGGGATCCTCATCGAGCGGCTGCACGAGGCGCTCGGGCGGGGGTTGCTCACGGTGCTGCCGTTCATCGCCGTGATGCTGCTCGCCGCGCTGATCGCCCCCACCGCCCTGGGCGGGTGGAGTTTCTCCTTTCACCCGATGCAGCCCAAGCCCGAGAAGCTCAGCCCCATCAAGGGGTTTCAGCGCATGTTCGGGACCAAGGCGGCGGTGGAGCTGGGCAAGGCCCTGGGCAAGGTGCTGGTCATCGGCGGCACCGCCGTCGGGCTGTTTGTCCTCTTCTGGGACAACTTCTACACCATGAGCCGGGCCCCCCTCGAGCCCTCCATGGCCGAGGGCATGCGGCTGTTCTACATCTTCTTCTTCCTGCTGGCACTGTCGATGCTGGTGGTGGTGGCCATCGACATCCCCTACCAGATCTACGACCACACCCAGAAGATCCGCATGACCCGCCAGGAGGTTAAAGAGGAGTTCAAGCAGACCGAGGGCAAGCCGGAGGTCAAGCAGCGGGTTCGCGAGCAGCAGCGGGAGATGACCAACCGGCGCATGATGGAGCAGGTCCCCGATGCCGATGTGGTCATCACCAACCCGGCCCACTACGCCGTGGCGCTCAAATACGATCAGTCGTCCATGCGTGCGCCCACGGTGGTGGCCAAGGGCGCCGACCTGCTTGCTGCGCGCATCCGCCAGATCGCCGAGGAGAACGACATCCTGATCTTCCAGGCCCCGCCGCTGGCACGGGCCTTGTATCATTCCGCCGATCTGGACCAGGAGATCCCGGGCGCGCTCTACTTCGCCGTCGCCCAGGTGCTGGCCTACGTCTACCAGTTCCAGGCCGCGCAGCGCCGCGGCTGGACGCCGCCGCAGCGGCCCGAGCCGGAGGTTCCGTCGGGCTACGACGCCGGCGGCGGTGCACCATCCGATGAGCCAGGAGGGGATAGCCGCCGATGA
- the fliR gene encoding flagellar biosynthetic protein FliR — MEISSAEAAAWVGTFMYPLMRIGAAALVAPVFGNDMIPLQVRVFIGVALTIAVLPAVGEVPPVDPLSADGLLIAVQEVLVGLTIGMILALALNTAVIAGESIALAMGLGFATMVDPQTGMSVPVISQLLLTIVTLLFLAVGGHLMLIQLLADSFAAVPIGEIALDRDVFWGVAAWGTQMYAGAVLIALPLVTVLLVINLSLGVMTRAAPQMNVFSVGLPLTILVGGVLMPILVLPALPARMAMMWSEAYNTIGSLLGTPGIGG, encoded by the coding sequence ATGGAGATCAGCAGCGCCGAAGCGGCCGCGTGGGTGGGTACCTTCATGTACCCGCTGATGCGCATCGGGGCGGCGGCCCTGGTGGCGCCGGTGTTCGGCAACGACATGATCCCGCTGCAGGTGCGGGTGTTCATCGGCGTGGCCCTGACCATCGCCGTGCTTCCGGCGGTGGGCGAGGTGCCCCCGGTGGATCCGCTCTCGGCGGACGGTCTGCTGATCGCCGTCCAGGAGGTGCTGGTGGGGCTGACCATCGGCATGATCCTGGCCCTGGCGCTGAACACGGCGGTGATCGCCGGTGAGAGCATTGCCCTGGCCATGGGGCTGGGTTTTGCCACCATGGTGGACCCGCAGACGGGCATGTCGGTGCCGGTGATCTCCCAGCTGCTGCTGACCATCGTCACGCTGCTCTTCCTCGCCGTCGGCGGGCACCTGATGCTGATCCAGCTGCTGGCAGACAGCTTCGCGGCGGTGCCTATCGGCGAGATCGCCCTGGATCGGGACGTGTTCTGGGGTGTCGCGGCCTGGGGGACGCAGATGTACGCGGGTGCCGTACTCATCGCGCTGCCGCTGGTCACCGTCCTGCTGGTCATCAACCTCTCGCTGGGCGTGATGACCCGCGCCGCGCCGCAGATGAACGTCTTCTCCGTCGGTCTGCCGCTGACCATCCTGGTCGGCGGCGTCCTGATGCCCATCCTGGTCCTGCCGGCGCTGCCGGCGCGCATGGCCATGATGTGGAGCGAGGCGTACAACACCATCGGATCGTTGCTCGGTACACCGGGGATCGGGGGGTAG
- the fliQ gene encoding flagellar biosynthesis protein FliQ, translating into MTPERAIQLGTDALTVATLLAGPILLAALIIGLIVGMFQAATQINEQTLSFVPKLAGLAVVLFLLTPWMTQVLTDFTEGLIRSIPEILR; encoded by the coding sequence ATGACACCCGAGCGGGCGATTCAGCTGGGCACGGACGCGCTCACCGTGGCCACGCTCCTGGCCGGGCCGATCCTGTTGGCGGCGCTGATCATCGGCCTGATCGTCGGCATGTTCCAGGCGGCCACGCAGATCAACGAGCAGACCCTCTCCTTCGTGCCCAAGCTCGCCGGCTTGGCGGTGGTGCTGTTCCTGCTCACGCCGTGGATGACCCAGGTCCTGACCGACTTCACCGAGGGGCTCATCCGCAGCATCCCGGAGATCCTGCGCTGA
- the fliP gene encoding flagellar type III secretion system pore protein FliP (The bacterial flagellar biogenesis protein FliP forms a type III secretion system (T3SS)-type pore required for flagellar assembly.) translates to MPTLRILLLVALFLCPVLAYGQTGLEALTIEETEDGQTWSLSVQVLVLMTLLTLLPAMVLMMTAFTRIIVVLAILRQALGTASTPSNQVLIGLALFLTLFVMMPVFDEINETALQPYMAEEMNAEQALEQASEPMREFMIRQTREDDIALFLRIADYGEVDSPDDVPMSVLIPAFMTSELKTAFIIGFVLYLPFLVIDLVVASTLMSMGMLMLSPMIISLPFKIMLFVLVDGWSLVMGTLASSFFL, encoded by the coding sequence ATGCCCACACTCCGTATTCTGCTTCTCGTGGCGTTGTTTCTTTGCCCGGTGCTGGCCTACGGCCAGACCGGGCTGGAGGCGCTGACCATCGAGGAGACCGAGGACGGGCAGACCTGGAGCCTCAGCGTCCAGGTCCTCGTCCTCATGACCCTGCTGACGCTGCTGCCGGCGATGGTGCTGATGATGACCGCCTTTACGCGGATCATCGTCGTCCTTGCCATCCTGCGCCAGGCGCTCGGCACCGCCTCGACGCCGTCGAACCAGGTGCTCATCGGGCTGGCCCTGTTCCTGACCCTGTTCGTGATGATGCCGGTCTTCGACGAGATCAACGAGACCGCGCTGCAGCCGTACATGGCCGAGGAGATGAACGCCGAGCAGGCGCTGGAGCAGGCCAGCGAGCCGATGCGCGAGTTCATGATCCGCCAGACCCGCGAGGACGACATCGCCCTGTTCCTGCGCATCGCCGACTACGGCGAGGTGGACAGCCCGGACGACGTGCCCATGTCGGTGCTGATCCCGGCATTCATGACCAGCGAGCTGAAGACCGCCTTCATCATCGGCTTCGTGCTCTATCTGCCGTTCCTGGTCATCGACCTGGTGGTGGCCAGCACGCTGATGTCCATGGGCATGCTGATGCTCTCGCCGATGATCATCTCGCTGCCGTTCAAGATCATGCTCTTCGTCCTGGTCGATGGCTGGTCACTGGTGATGGGCACCCTGGCGTCCAGTTTCTTCCTGTGA
- the fliO gene encoding flagellar biosynthetic protein FliO — MAPRSRSWVTFLRRSRLAGAALGVNLLAFSAPAVAETVPGVEAEAIVRVIVALLVVLAVIVGLSWLLRRFGGGAVGGTGAMRVLGSLPVGQRERVVLVQVGETQLLLGVAPGRVQTLHILETPVTGVGGEADGGQGGPFAARLRRLMQQSNQQ; from the coding sequence ATGGCCCCTCGATCGCGCTCGTGGGTGACGTTCCTCCGGCGCTCGCGCCTGGCGGGGGCGGCGCTGGGCGTCAATCTGCTGGCGTTCTCGGCGCCGGCGGTGGCCGAGACCGTCCCCGGGGTCGAGGCCGAGGCCATCGTCCGGGTGATTGTCGCCCTGTTGGTGGTGCTGGCGGTGATTGTCGGGCTCTCCTGGCTGCTCCGGCGCTTCGGCGGCGGGGCCGTGGGCGGCACCGGGGCCATGCGTGTGCTCGGCTCGCTGCCGGTGGGCCAGCGCGAGCGCGTGGTGCTGGTTCAGGTGGGGGAGACCCAGCTGCTGCTCGGTGTAGCGCCCGGGCGGGTACAGACCTTGCATATACTGGAAACCCCAGTGACCGGCGTCGGCGGCGAGGCCGACGGCGGGCAGGGCGGCCCGTTCGCGGCGCGGCTGCGTCGCTTGATGCAGCAATCCAATCAGCAGTAG
- the fliN gene encoding flagellar motor switch protein FliN — translation MSDENDRPSADDDWADALAEQKGQGEQEGEHIDDEALAEEWAAAMEEGAEATETAGSGGRESGQSGAAEKGGGGRSVDLDEFDPAATRAAGEDDQNIDVILDIPVTLSMEIGRTQISIRHLLQLNQGSVVELDRLAGEPLDVMVNGTLIAHGEVVVVNERFGIRLTDVISPAERVKKLR, via the coding sequence ATGAGTGACGAGAACGACCGGCCGTCGGCCGATGACGACTGGGCCGACGCCCTGGCCGAGCAGAAGGGGCAGGGCGAGCAGGAGGGAGAGCACATCGACGACGAGGCCCTGGCCGAGGAGTGGGCGGCCGCCATGGAGGAGGGCGCCGAGGCCACCGAGACGGCCGGTTCGGGCGGTCGGGAGAGCGGCCAGTCCGGCGCTGCCGAAAAAGGCGGCGGCGGCCGATCGGTGGATCTGGACGAGTTCGATCCGGCCGCCACGCGCGCCGCCGGCGAGGATGACCAGAACATCGATGTCATCCTCGACATCCCGGTGACGCTGTCCATGGAGATTGGCCGGACGCAGATCAGCATCCGCCACCTGCTCCAGCTCAACCAGGGCTCGGTGGTGGAGCTCGACCGCCTGGCCGGCGAGCCCCTGGACGTGATGGTCAACGGCACGCTGATCGCCCACGGCGAGGTGGTGGTCGTCAACGAGCGCTTCGGCATCCGCCTGACCGACGTCATCAGCCCGGCCGAGCGGGTGAAGAAGCTGCGCTGA